One segment of Amycolatopsis alba DSM 44262 DNA contains the following:
- a CDS encoding glycosyltransferase family 4 protein, with product MTSLHTAGILTPDRPVGHLFELRGWTTGISRIDEMSVTVADVEANLFPEPCPGAPEGTFGWRAVPATWVPAGVQDIVVTGPDERVLNQATVHVGTLPGEEPLWLGEVEAPKQGKVAEGHVVYVTGWALLQGRAPSLIEVMVEGGGTVSARTRLPRKDVPKEFPGFDDAAVSGFEAWVPVDLPYGEERTLSLRVRYRTEGVGEVVSAKRTFTLRNPDADLDDAELADELAGDTARAMARVNIPTDPKHVLVFTHSLGVGGGQLWLQELLSRMVTDHGWQVSLVSETDGPLRADCHELGIPVHVTTHYRNQTVPAYEGHVAELARFAKCSGAGVALVNTLGGFVGADAAKRAGMPTAWVIHESFSLPAFAYQNWGPVKPPAAVWKRWESTLGEVDRLLFVADATREMFLPYSKPERCRTVRYGTPMHKFGGRTRSETRRQARNMLGYTPDDIVLVNIGIAESRKGQAPLISAMERIHKIHPEAKLSIVGLHPSPYGLAMEESVERAGLEKSVSLVPIQPDPLRWLQAADIFVNSSDIESLPRSILEAVCCGVPVAATDVFGAREMIVDGETGWLFETNDVDALTAALLRALGTTATRRREMAKAAHEKLLPWLDPAGYAREYSEILTELSGGVHV from the coding sequence ATGACGAGCCTGCATACCGCCGGCATCCTGACCCCGGACCGGCCGGTCGGGCACCTGTTCGAGCTCCGGGGCTGGACGACCGGGATCAGCCGGATCGACGAGATGTCCGTGACCGTCGCGGACGTCGAGGCGAACCTGTTCCCCGAGCCGTGCCCTGGCGCGCCCGAAGGCACTTTCGGCTGGCGTGCGGTTCCGGCCACCTGGGTTCCCGCCGGCGTCCAGGACATCGTCGTCACCGGCCCGGACGAGCGTGTGCTGAACCAGGCGACCGTCCACGTCGGAACGCTGCCGGGCGAAGAACCGCTGTGGCTGGGCGAAGTCGAAGCGCCGAAGCAGGGCAAGGTCGCCGAAGGACACGTCGTCTACGTGACGGGTTGGGCGTTGCTTCAGGGCCGCGCGCCGAGCCTGATCGAGGTCATGGTCGAGGGCGGCGGCACGGTCAGCGCGCGCACCCGCTTGCCGCGCAAGGACGTCCCCAAGGAATTCCCCGGATTCGACGACGCCGCGGTGAGCGGCTTCGAGGCCTGGGTGCCCGTCGACCTCCCGTACGGCGAAGAGCGGACGCTGTCGCTTCGCGTCCGGTACCGCACCGAAGGCGTCGGCGAGGTCGTGTCGGCGAAGCGCACTTTCACGCTTCGCAACCCCGACGCCGACCTGGACGACGCCGAACTCGCCGACGAACTGGCCGGTGACACCGCCCGAGCGATGGCGCGCGTGAACATCCCGACCGATCCGAAGCACGTGCTGGTGTTCACGCACAGCCTCGGCGTCGGCGGCGGGCAGCTGTGGCTGCAGGAACTGCTGAGCCGGATGGTGACCGACCACGGCTGGCAGGTCAGCCTGGTCAGTGAAACCGACGGCCCGCTGCGCGCGGACTGCCACGAACTCGGCATCCCCGTCCACGTCACGACGCATTACCGGAACCAGACCGTGCCCGCCTACGAAGGCCACGTCGCCGAGCTGGCGCGCTTCGCGAAGTGCTCCGGAGCGGGCGTCGCGCTCGTCAACACTCTCGGCGGCTTTGTCGGCGCGGACGCGGCGAAGCGGGCCGGGATGCCGACGGCGTGGGTCATCCACGAGAGCTTCTCGCTGCCCGCGTTCGCCTACCAGAACTGGGGTCCGGTGAAACCGCCCGCCGCGGTCTGGAAGCGTTGGGAGAGCACGCTCGGCGAGGTCGACAGGCTGCTGTTCGTCGCGGACGCGACACGCGAGATGTTCCTCCCGTACAGCAAGCCGGAACGCTGCCGGACCGTCCGTTACGGCACGCCGATGCACAAGTTCGGCGGCCGGACGCGGTCGGAGACCCGGCGGCAGGCGCGGAACATGCTCGGCTACACGCCGGACGACATCGTGCTGGTCAACATCGGCATCGCGGAATCCCGCAAGGGGCAGGCGCCGCTGATCTCGGCGATGGAGCGGATCCACAAGATCCACCCCGAGGCGAAGCTGTCGATCGTCGGCCTGCACCCGTCGCCGTACGGGCTGGCGATGGAGGAGTCCGTCGAGCGCGCCGGGCTGGAGAAGTCGGTCAGCCTGGTGCCGATCCAGCCGGATCCGCTGCGCTGGCTGCAGGCCGCGGACATCTTCGTGAACAGCTCCGACATCGAGTCGCTGCCGCGGTCGATCCTCGAAGCCGTCTGCTGTGGCGTGCCGGTCGCGGCGACCGACGTGTTCGGCGCGCGGGAGATGATCGTCGACGGCGAGACGGGCTGGCTGTTCGAGACCAACGACGTCGACGCGCTGACAGCCGCGTTGCTGCGCGCGCTGGGCACTACGGCCACGCGCCGCCGTGAGATGGCGAAGGCCGCGCACGAGAAGCTGCTGCCGTGGCTCGATCCGGCGGGCTACGCGCGTGAGTACTCCGAGATCCTGACCGAACTGAGTGGGGGCGTTCATGTCTGA
- a CDS encoding flagellar basal body-associated FliL family protein, which translates to MVSWQEELRNLDEELASGRLSADDYRLRRDQVLSSAVAYGDPAQQQVQQPGQQPQQQPFQQQPPPQQPQQQTGQPNSADSTQIIAPVNQPPQNGEGERTQVVPNWQQQQADPNRTQVVPPMASPAGGFPQQGQASPAGGFPQQGQSSPAGGFPQQQQQGYQQPQQQGWTDTDASPPWGGSDFPPISPVGSTEWVKQGPELFEDKPKGKGGKIAIIAIVAVLVLAGLGVGGYFAFSGGGDTPSDPTAAPQSNQPPAPPTSSAKPKTPEELLFEKIPEQSGEEDSKSGAIPAAQLAAITGMEKAEADLVIAAGVKQVAYRGSQKQPDETGPQPAKISVTVIPLTSPGAAGDLVKQLRQYQTSNGFVQITEPLPGMPPKLNFQKKIDGDKGDYRGTWISGNNIVRVDILQNPLGGEDGEKALSGTYQRAVKKTLENYAVTS; encoded by the coding sequence GTGGTGTCCTGGCAGGAAGAGCTGCGCAATCTGGACGAAGAGCTCGCATCTGGACGGCTCTCCGCGGACGATTACCGGCTTCGCCGTGACCAGGTCCTGTCATCGGCGGTCGCGTACGGCGACCCGGCCCAGCAGCAGGTCCAGCAGCCCGGCCAACAGCCGCAGCAGCAGCCCTTCCAGCAGCAGCCGCCGCCTCAGCAGCCACAGCAGCAGACCGGCCAGCCCAACAGCGCCGACTCGACCCAGATCATCGCGCCGGTGAACCAGCCGCCGCAGAACGGCGAGGGCGAGCGCACGCAGGTCGTCCCGAACTGGCAGCAACAGCAGGCCGACCCGAACCGCACCCAGGTCGTGCCGCCGATGGCGTCGCCGGCCGGCGGTTTCCCGCAGCAGGGCCAGGCGTCGCCGGCGGGTGGCTTCCCCCAGCAGGGCCAGTCCTCGCCCGCGGGCGGGTTCCCGCAGCAGCAACAGCAGGGTTACCAGCAGCCGCAGCAGCAGGGCTGGACCGACACCGACGCCAGCCCGCCGTGGGGTGGTTCGGACTTCCCGCCGATCTCGCCGGTCGGCAGCACGGAATGGGTCAAACAGGGCCCCGAGCTGTTCGAAGACAAGCCCAAGGGCAAGGGCGGCAAGATCGCCATCATCGCGATCGTGGCCGTCCTGGTCCTCGCCGGTCTGGGCGTCGGCGGCTACTTCGCCTTCTCCGGCGGCGGTGACACCCCGTCGGACCCGACGGCCGCGCCGCAGTCGAACCAGCCGCCGGCTCCCCCGACGTCGTCGGCCAAGCCGAAGACGCCCGAAGAGCTTCTGTTCGAGAAGATCCCGGAGCAGTCCGGCGAAGAGGACTCGAAGAGCGGCGCGATCCCGGCGGCCCAGCTCGCCGCGATCACCGGCATGGAGAAGGCCGAGGCGGATCTGGTCATCGCCGCCGGCGTGAAGCAGGTCGCGTACCGGGGCTCGCAGAAGCAGCCGGACGAGACCGGTCCGCAGCCGGCGAAGATCTCGGTCACGGTCATCCCGCTGACCAGCCCCGGTGCCGCCGGTGACCTGGTCAAGCAGCTGCGCCAGTACCAGACCAGCAACGGTTTCGTGCAGATCACCGAGCCGCTGCCGGGTATGCCGCCGAAGCTGAACTTCCAGAAGAAGATCGACGGTGACAAGGGCGATTACCGCGGCACCTGGATCAGCGGCAACAACATCGTCCGGGTCGACATCCTGCAGAACCCGCTCGGCGGGGAAGACGGCGAGAAGGCGCTGAGCGGCACGTACCAGCGTGCGGTGAAGAAGACGCTGGAAAACTACGCCGTCACCAGCTGA
- a CDS encoding RNA polymerase sigma factor, protein MTEPRVHRDPAFALLSLYEAALPEVYGYLLSRCGDRTLAEELTSETFLGAVRACRKESAPPVSTGWLIGVARHKLADHWRRKEREERGLRLVHEEEYTDPWDERLDALLAREVLASLGAHHQAALTLRYVDGLPVPEVAVHLERTVHATEALLVRARAAFRRAYREKEGRDV, encoded by the coding sequence GTGACGGAACCACGGGTGCATCGGGACCCGGCCTTCGCGCTGCTTTCGCTGTACGAGGCGGCGTTGCCGGAGGTCTACGGGTACCTGCTGTCCCGGTGCGGTGATCGCACGCTCGCCGAGGAACTGACGTCCGAGACGTTCCTCGGCGCGGTGCGTGCCTGTCGCAAGGAGTCCGCGCCTCCGGTGAGCACCGGATGGCTGATCGGCGTGGCCCGGCACAAGCTCGCCGATCACTGGCGGCGCAAGGAACGTGAGGAACGCGGGCTGCGGCTCGTCCACGAGGAGGAGTACACCGATCCGTGGGACGAGCGGCTGGACGCCCTCCTGGCGCGCGAGGTGCTCGCGTCGCTCGGGGCGCATCATCAAGCCGCGTTGACACTTCGCTATGTCGACGGCCTTCCGGTCCCGGAGGTCGCCGTCCACCTCGAGCGCACGGTGCACGCCACGGAGGCGTTGCTGGTGCGGGCGCGTGCCGCGTTCCGGCGTGCTTACCGGGAGAAGGAGGGTCGCGATGTCTGA
- a CDS encoding response regulator: MTIRVVLADDQALVRAGFRVLLETEDGFDVCAEAGDGEQAVAAAVEHRPDIVVMDIRMPGVDGLEATRRITANPELAGVKVLVLTTFDVDEYVYEALRAGASGFLLKDTEPVELLRALKVVAAGEALLAPTVTRRLIAEFVDRPENRRIDVSAVREITDREREVLGLVAGGMSNDEIAAQLVISTATARTHVSRIMTKIGARDRAQLVVLAYESGLVSPRRP, encoded by the coding sequence ATGACGATCCGGGTGGTCCTCGCCGACGACCAGGCGCTGGTACGCGCCGGTTTCCGGGTGCTGCTGGAGACCGAAGACGGCTTCGACGTCTGTGCCGAAGCGGGCGACGGCGAGCAGGCTGTCGCGGCCGCCGTCGAGCACCGGCCGGACATCGTGGTGATGGACATCCGGATGCCCGGCGTCGACGGGCTCGAAGCGACGCGGCGGATCACCGCGAATCCGGAGCTGGCCGGGGTCAAAGTCCTGGTCCTGACCACTTTCGACGTCGACGAGTACGTCTACGAGGCGTTGCGCGCCGGCGCCAGCGGCTTCCTGCTGAAGGACACCGAGCCGGTGGAGCTGCTGCGGGCGCTGAAGGTGGTCGCCGCGGGCGAGGCGCTGCTGGCGCCGACCGTGACCCGGCGGCTGATCGCCGAGTTCGTCGACCGGCCGGAGAACCGCCGTATCGACGTGAGCGCCGTCCGCGAGATCACCGACCGCGAACGCGAGGTCCTCGGCCTGGTCGCCGGCGGTATGTCGAACGACGAGATCGCGGCGCAGCTGGTGATCTCGACGGCCACCGCGCGCACGCACGTCAGCCGCATCATGACCAAGATCGGGGCGCGTGACCGGGCGCAGCTGGTGGTGCTGGCCTACGAGTCCGGCCTGGTCAGCCCTCGGCGGCCGTGA
- a CDS encoding glycosyltransferase family protein, whose translation MTELCFVSAEGGSAFMEELLEVVADAVRTAGGKARTAIGKYPEAGGDTVYVVVPHEYFVVVPDGDFPTAEQCRRTIGFCVEHPGTATFERNAELLSILGGAVDINTDSTAELRRRGIAVEHFQLGYSPLWDLWGGDLDSPRDLDVTYLGTAERRRSVLLGSYARDLAGLRTRLLTPPHEPMTGARVDFLPGKAKFEHLARSRFLLNLHREQKQTLEWVRTLEAMTNGCVVVSETSADVEPLVPGEHLVLARPEALGSVVAALADEPERERHLRSAAYGFVKSLDMTASARRLIDLAASLGSAPAADIAPARALASSLRNPENALAVDTPSFDARFAGDRSAAGPASARGTALSARIAQRAAGARRVATRRWETATASSPGTADVDVLIVRRTGEVDPDDLANDLLTGSVTPRKVLVGEDGVHPWPRPRPYDVLLHDTPLGRGLTRNTLLERSTASWLLVLDGGMRASEFLLERLLAASEGADVVHCPVADPVDGLVGALPPEERRLRTLPYLGSGYLVRRSLVDEFGGWNSEVLFEGLEDHLFWRRVASAARPTTLVQQVLLRRLRPDPDSRPMDLDPHRVWAAVGSAL comes from the coding sequence GTGACCGAACTCTGCTTCGTCTCGGCCGAGGGCGGTTCCGCCTTCATGGAGGAACTCCTGGAGGTGGTCGCCGACGCCGTGCGCACGGCGGGCGGCAAGGCCAGGACCGCGATCGGCAAGTACCCCGAGGCCGGGGGCGACACGGTGTACGTCGTCGTCCCGCACGAGTATTTCGTGGTCGTCCCGGACGGTGACTTCCCGACCGCCGAACAGTGCCGCCGCACCATCGGGTTCTGTGTGGAGCATCCGGGGACGGCGACCTTCGAACGCAACGCGGAACTGCTGTCCATCCTGGGCGGCGCCGTCGACATCAATACCGATTCGACCGCCGAACTGCGGCGGCGAGGGATCGCCGTCGAGCATTTCCAGCTCGGGTACAGCCCGCTGTGGGATCTGTGGGGCGGCGACCTCGACAGTCCGCGCGACCTCGACGTCACCTACCTCGGCACGGCCGAGCGGCGGCGTTCGGTACTGCTCGGCTCGTACGCGCGGGACCTCGCCGGGCTGCGGACGCGGCTGCTGACCCCGCCGCACGAGCCGATGACCGGCGCCCGCGTCGACTTCCTGCCCGGCAAGGCGAAGTTCGAGCACCTCGCGCGGTCGCGGTTCCTGCTGAACCTGCACCGCGAGCAGAAGCAGACCCTGGAGTGGGTGCGCACGCTCGAAGCGATGACCAACGGCTGTGTCGTGGTCAGCGAGACCTCCGCCGACGTCGAACCGCTGGTCCCCGGTGAGCACCTGGTGCTCGCGCGGCCCGAGGCGCTGGGCTCGGTCGTCGCCGCGCTGGCCGACGAGCCCGAACGCGAACGGCACCTGCGTTCGGCCGCCTACGGTTTCGTGAAGTCGCTGGACATGACGGCGTCCGCGCGGCGGCTGATCGACCTGGCGGCTTCGCTGGGTTCGGCACCGGCCGCGGACATCGCCCCGGCGCGGGCGCTGGCGTCGAGCCTGCGGAACCCCGAGAACGCGCTGGCCGTGGACACGCCGTCGTTCGACGCGCGGTTCGCGGGCGACCGGTCCGCCGCCGGCCCGGCTTCGGCACGCGGGACGGCGTTGTCGGCACGGATCGCCCAGCGGGCGGCGGGCGCGCGACGGGTCGCCACGCGACGCTGGGAGACAGCGACGGCTTCGTCGCCGGGCACCGCCGACGTCGACGTGCTGATCGTGCGCCGGACCGGCGAAGTCGACCCGGACGACCTCGCGAACGACCTGCTCACCGGCAGTGTGACGCCGCGGAAGGTGCTCGTCGGCGAGGACGGTGTGCACCCTTGGCCGCGTCCGCGCCCGTACGACGTCCTGCTGCACGACACGCCGCTCGGCCGCGGGCTCACCCGGAACACGCTGCTGGAGCGTTCGACGGCGTCCTGGCTGCTGGTGCTCGACGGCGGGATGCGCGCTTCGGAGTTCCTGCTGGAGCGTCTGCTGGCCGCTTCGGAGGGTGCCGACGTCGTGCACTGCCCGGTCGCGGATCCGGTGGACGGCCTGGTAGGCGCGTTGCCGCCGGAGGAACGGCGGCTGCGGACGCTGCCGTACCTCGGCAGCGGCTATCTCGTGCGGCGGTCGCTGGTCGACGAGTTCGGCGGGTGGAACTCCGAGGTACTGTTCGAAGGGCTGGAGGATCACCTGTTCTGGCGACGGGTGGCCTCGGCGGCCCGGCCGACGACGCTGGTGCAGCAGGTGCTGCTGCGACGGCTGCGGCCGGATCCGGACTCGCGGCCGATGGACCTCGACCCGCATCGGGTGTGGGCGGCGGTCGGCAGCGCGCTGTAG
- a CDS encoding Crp/Fnr family transcriptional regulator, producing the protein MTAQSGDFLAAVTERQRQRLLELGKHVDYPAGTTLLNQGDPSSPVLILRSGFVKALRAAQGDTSPMIVDLLGTGDVLGVEDCLARQSSHLSYVATKPVRVLEIPQNAFHGFLDDDKQAMALITAELAVRLRLRNVALGFATAKVRSRLTAYLTRLQVLYGTPCEGGVVIDVGLNHTDIASAIGASPASVNAEMAKLKTEGYLATGYKTIHVKKRMREDGPPLSPPVSPAALPRRIPQMRIGRRIAMG; encoded by the coding sequence TTGACGGCACAGAGCGGGGATTTCCTGGCGGCGGTCACCGAACGGCAGCGCCAGCGGCTGCTCGAACTCGGCAAGCACGTGGACTATCCGGCGGGCACGACCCTGCTCAACCAGGGCGATCCGTCGTCGCCGGTGCTGATCCTGCGGTCCGGCTTCGTGAAGGCGCTGCGCGCGGCCCAGGGCGACACGTCGCCGATGATCGTGGACCTGCTCGGCACCGGTGACGTCCTCGGCGTCGAGGACTGCCTGGCCAGGCAGTCGAGTCACCTCTCGTACGTCGCCACGAAACCGGTCCGCGTGCTGGAGATCCCGCAGAACGCCTTTCACGGCTTTCTCGACGACGACAAGCAGGCGATGGCGCTGATCACCGCCGAGCTGGCCGTCCGGCTGCGGCTGCGGAACGTCGCGCTGGGCTTCGCGACGGCCAAGGTCCGGAGCAGGCTGACCGCGTATCTGACCAGGTTGCAGGTGCTCTACGGGACTCCCTGTGAAGGCGGCGTGGTCATCGACGTGGGACTGAACCACACGGACATCGCCTCCGCGATCGGCGCTTCGCCCGCGTCGGTCAACGCCGAGATGGCGAAATTGAAGACCGAAGGTTATTTGGCCACCGGGTACAAGACGATCCACGTCAAGAAGCGAATGCGCGAAGACGGCCCGCCGCTTTCCCCGCCCGTCTCTCCCGCCGCCCTGCCGCGGCGGATTCCGCAGATGCGGATCGGACGGCGAATCGCGATGGGGTGA
- a CDS encoding type II toxin-antitoxin system RelE/ParE family toxin → MTWGTVELEPEVRDWLESLSTAHFATVAFYVDLLAEQGPLLGEPYTRQLDGKLRELRFHLDGEAVRITYWIASGRRIVLLTEFRKTRMREEREVRRARKAMWRCVARRHTTDEHGGE, encoded by the coding sequence ATGACTTGGGGTACCGTGGAACTGGAGCCGGAGGTTCGCGACTGGCTGGAGAGTTTGTCCACGGCGCACTTCGCGACAGTGGCCTTCTATGTGGACCTGCTCGCTGAGCAGGGGCCGCTGTTGGGCGAGCCGTACACGCGACAACTCGACGGCAAGCTGCGGGAATTGCGGTTCCATCTGGACGGTGAGGCCGTGCGGATCACCTACTGGATCGCGTCCGGCAGGCGAATCGTGTTGCTGACCGAGTTCCGGAAGACCCGGATGCGCGAAGAGCGTGAGGTGCGCCGGGCGCGGAAGGCGATGTGGCGATGTGTCGCTCGAAGGCATACGACTGATGAGCACGGTGGGGAGTGA
- a CDS encoding sensor histidine kinase: MLLKERYPWSPWAGRVLRVVLPLGFVLGTTSGASRWQPDMPPLTTFGALWLIATALPLLVVHRYPMPIFLLTSALTLGYYASDNPGGPVIVLPTIALFMLTKIRGPIVASITGGSLLVAAGIVLFVRHGFGTFDVRAGLGVVWVIAVVGIGTAVRNGMAAARARREQADEHRHRMAEQERLTIAREVHDVVAHSLAMINVQAGVAAHVADRRPEQAKEALLNIKEASASALKDLRATLAVLRSGEDKAPAPSLAQADELFEHARAAGLEVRVDGEPGELPAPVDGAAYRILQESLTNVVRHANQARGVDVRFERKTGALALLVRDDGRGAVEPAPGHGLRGMAERAAALGGTLTTSVVDGGFQVRVDLPIEGER, translated from the coding sequence GTGCTGCTGAAAGAACGGTATCCGTGGAGCCCCTGGGCGGGCCGCGTACTGCGCGTGGTCCTGCCGCTGGGGTTCGTCCTCGGTACGACGAGCGGCGCGTCCCGCTGGCAACCGGACATGCCACCGCTGACCACGTTCGGCGCACTCTGGCTGATCGCCACCGCACTGCCGCTGCTGGTGGTCCACCGGTACCCGATGCCGATCTTCCTGCTGACCTCCGCGCTGACCTTGGGCTACTACGCGTCGGACAACCCCGGCGGCCCGGTGATCGTGCTGCCGACCATCGCGCTGTTCATGCTCACGAAGATCCGGGGGCCGATCGTCGCGAGCATCACCGGCGGGTCACTGCTCGTCGCCGCCGGGATCGTGCTGTTCGTCCGGCACGGCTTCGGCACCTTCGACGTCCGCGCCGGCCTGGGTGTCGTCTGGGTGATCGCGGTCGTCGGGATCGGGACGGCGGTGCGCAACGGGATGGCCGCCGCGCGGGCCCGCCGCGAGCAGGCCGACGAGCACCGGCACCGGATGGCCGAGCAGGAGCGGCTCACCATCGCCCGCGAGGTCCACGACGTCGTCGCGCACAGCCTCGCGATGATCAACGTCCAGGCCGGGGTCGCCGCTCACGTCGCCGACAGGCGCCCCGAACAGGCAAAAGAGGCGTTGCTGAACATCAAGGAGGCGAGCGCTTCGGCGCTGAAGGACCTTCGCGCGACGTTGGCCGTGCTGCGTTCCGGGGAGGACAAGGCGCCCGCGCCGAGTCTCGCCCAGGCCGACGAGCTGTTCGAACACGCGCGGGCCGCCGGGCTGGAGGTCCGTGTCGACGGCGAGCCGGGGGAGCTGCCCGCCCCGGTCGACGGCGCCGCGTACCGGATTCTGCAGGAATCGCTGACGAACGTGGTCCGTCACGCGAACCAGGCGCGCGGCGTCGACGTCAGGTTCGAGCGGAAAACCGGTGCGCTGGCCCTGCTCGTCCGCGACGATGGCCGTGGCGCCGTCGAGCCCGCGCCCGGTCACGGGCTGCGCGGGATGGCCGAACGGGCGGCCGCGCTGGGCGGCACACTCACGACGTCCGTGGTGGACGGCGGTTTCCAGGTCCGCGTGGACTTGCCCATCGAGGGGGAACGATGA
- a CDS encoding MFS transporter, protein MTSTQVPVTPTRVAAGPALTSAGLFTVLLGTALPLIDFFIVNIALPAISSDLRTSSATLELVVAAYGIAYAVLLVVGGRLGDAFGRRKLFLIGLASFTVTSLLCGIAPTALTLVLARAAQGAAAALMLPQVLSIIQATTTGERRAKALGFYGATAGLSMVLGQFLGGALVAADLWGTGWRPIFLINVPVGIVGLVVARKLIPESRSRNPIGVDRPGTVFLAIALVSLLLPLAEGPVLGWPLWTVALLVVFPFAAAGFVHVERRMERQGGVPLLPPSVMRMPSVRQGLLVGVPFFIGFSAFMFVFAVTLQDGLHLGPLDSGLVTAPLSLAFFGMCLVSSRLVTRFGQRVVAAGLSIQLLGLLVLIGTVLMGWPELGLFDFAPGMLLCGLGQGLAMTTVFRIVLSKVPTEIAGVGSGMLTTSQQAAMALGVATLGTLFASVGSGSLGMKGAFVLVIGIQAVLTVGVITVARRLPDPRV, encoded by the coding sequence ATGACTTCGACGCAAGTTCCGGTGACGCCCACCCGCGTCGCCGCCGGACCGGCCCTGACCTCAGCGGGCCTGTTCACCGTGCTGTTGGGGACGGCACTTCCCCTCATCGATTTCTTCATCGTCAACATCGCCTTGCCCGCGATCAGCTCCGACCTTCGCACCTCTTCGGCCACCTTGGAACTGGTGGTCGCGGCCTACGGGATCGCCTACGCCGTGCTGCTCGTGGTCGGCGGGCGGCTCGGCGACGCCTTCGGCCGCCGCAAGCTGTTCCTGATCGGGCTGGCCTCGTTCACCGTCACTTCCCTGCTCTGCGGGATCGCGCCGACGGCGTTGACGCTGGTACTGGCGAGGGCCGCGCAGGGGGCGGCGGCCGCGCTGATGCTGCCGCAGGTGCTGTCGATCATCCAGGCGACCACGACCGGTGAACGCCGGGCCAAGGCGCTGGGGTTCTACGGTGCGACAGCGGGGCTTTCGATGGTGCTCGGCCAGTTCCTCGGCGGGGCGCTGGTCGCCGCCGATCTCTGGGGCACGGGCTGGCGGCCGATCTTCCTGATCAACGTGCCCGTCGGGATCGTGGGCCTGGTGGTCGCCAGGAAGCTGATCCCGGAGAGCCGCTCGCGGAACCCGATCGGCGTCGACCGTCCTGGCACGGTTTTCCTGGCGATCGCCCTGGTGTCGCTGCTGCTCCCGCTGGCGGAGGGCCCGGTGCTGGGCTGGCCACTGTGGACGGTCGCGCTGCTCGTGGTGTTCCCGTTCGCCGCGGCCGGGTTCGTCCACGTCGAACGCCGGATGGAACGCCAAGGCGGGGTTCCGTTGCTGCCGCCGTCGGTGATGCGGATGCCGAGCGTGCGGCAGGGGCTGCTGGTCGGGGTGCCGTTCTTCATCGGGTTCAGCGCGTTCATGTTCGTCTTCGCGGTGACGCTGCAGGACGGTCTTCACCTCGGCCCGCTGGATTCCGGGCTGGTGACGGCGCCGCTTTCGCTCGCGTTCTTCGGGATGTGCCTGGTCAGCAGCCGTCTGGTGACCAGGTTCGGGCAGCGGGTGGTGGCCGCCGGTCTTTCGATCCAGCTGCTCGGGCTGCTGGTGCTGATCGGCACCGTGCTGATGGGGTGGCCGGAGCTGGGACTGTTCGATTTCGCGCCGGGGATGCTGCTGTGCGGTCTCGGTCAGGGACTCGCGATGACGACGGTGTTCAGGATCGTGTTGTCGAAGGTGCCGACGGAGATCGCGGGGGTCGGCAGCGGAATGCTGACGACGTCGCAGCAGGCCGCGATGGCGCTGGGAGTGGCGACCTTGGGCACGTTGTTCGCGTCCGTCGGGTCGGGATCGCTCGGGATGAAGGGCGCGTTCGTGCTGGTCATCGGGATTCAGGCGGTGCTGACGGTCGGCGTGATCACGGTGGCGCGGCGGCTGCCGGACCCGCGGGTCTAG
- a CDS encoding helix-turn-helix transcriptional regulator, which translates to MTTDSRVADIRRHELAAFLRSRRERITPDQVGLPISGRRRTPGLRREEVAQLAGVGVTWYTWLEQGRDINASEQVLDAISRTLRLDPYEHTHLFTLAGAPEPPLEKDCKLLSDNVYRMMAKLEPFPVCVRNARCDILAYNRAYNWLMGDLDAIPFEDRNTLIQCLTNPAWRQRLPDWELNIPRVVAGFRAAMAEHLAEPAWKNLVKRLRQESDVFERMWKEHDVSTERIVLKRYLHPDVGLLRFEFSYLYLGRRSEISLATLTPADEETAAKLPSSF; encoded by the coding sequence ATGACCACCGATTCGCGAGTGGCCGACATACGACGGCACGAACTGGCCGCCTTCCTGCGCAGCCGCCGTGAGCGCATCACCCCGGACCAGGTCGGCCTGCCGATCAGCGGCAGGCGCCGCACACCGGGGCTGCGCCGCGAAGAGGTCGCGCAGCTGGCCGGGGTCGGGGTCACCTGGTACACGTGGCTCGAACAGGGACGCGACATCAACGCGTCCGAGCAGGTACTCGACGCGATCTCCCGCACGCTGCGGCTCGACCCGTACGAGCACACGCATCTGTTCACCCTCGCCGGCGCGCCCGAGCCGCCGCTGGAGAAGGACTGCAAGCTCCTCAGCGACAACGTCTACCGGATGATGGCGAAACTGGAGCCCTTCCCGGTCTGCGTGCGCAACGCGCGCTGCGACATCCTCGCCTACAACCGGGCGTACAACTGGCTGATGGGCGACCTCGACGCGATCCCGTTCGAGGACCGCAACACCCTGATCCAGTGCCTGACCAACCCCGCGTGGCGTCAGCGGCTCCCGGACTGGGAGCTCAACATCCCCCGCGTGGTCGCCGGTTTCCGCGCGGCGATGGCCGAACACCTCGCCGAACCCGCGTGGAAGAACCTGGTCAAGCGGCTCCGTCAGGAGTCGGACGTCTTCGAGCGGATGTGGAAGGAACACGACGTCTCCACCGAGCGGATCGTGCTTAAGCGATACCTGCATCCGGACGTCGGCCTGCTGCGGTTCGAATTCTCGTACCTGTACCTCGGGCGGCGCTCCGAGATCTCCCTGGCCACGCTCACCCCGGCGGACGAGGAAACCGCGGCGAAACTGCCCAGTTCCTTCTGA